The Psilocybe cubensis strain MGC-MH-2018 chromosome 7, whole genome shotgun sequence genome has a window encoding:
- a CDS encoding Bifunctional purine biosynthesis protein ade10, translated as MAQPIALLSVYDKTDLLDLAQGLLAAGVRLLGSGGTAKKIRDAGIPIEDVSDITKAPEMLGGRVKTLHPAVHGGILARNIESDEKDLKAQGISPISIVVCNLYPFTATISKPNCTLADAVEEIDIGGVTLLRAAAKNHARVSVLSDPADYKEFVEAWTKGQGDVGQNMRSKLALKAFEMTAEYDNAISGYFREQYASAELSAEQLAAPVQRMALRYGANPHQKPAQAFVTEGKLPFKALCGSPGYINLLDALNSYALVKELQEALGLPAAASFKHVSPAGAAVGIELDETEKKVYGVDDLKEPLTPLASAYARARGADRMSSFGDFVALSAPCDLATAKIISREVSDGIIAPGYSPEALDVLSKKKGGKYCVLEIDPTYVPSEIETKQVFGVHLQQKRNDSKIDSKLFENIVTQNKEVPSGAITDLIVATLALKYTQSNSVAYAYHGSIIGIGAGQQSRIHCTRLAGGKADLWWLRHHPRVLALPFKKGVKRAEKANAIDLYVSGEELEGGEKEHWESLFEGAVEPLSAAEKKEWAAKLDGVSCSSDAFFPFPDNVHRARKSGVKYLAAPSGSVMDAECIKAADEHGMAFAHTTLRLFHH; from the exons ATGGCACAACCTATCG CACTTTTGTCTGTCTACGACAAGACCGATCTTTTGGATCTCGCACAGGGGCTTTTGGCAGCAGGTGTCCGTCTCTTGGGTTCGGGAGGTACTGCTAAGAAAATCAGAGACGCCGGAATCCCAATCGA AGATGTTTCTGATATTACCAAGGCGCCAGAGATGCTGGGAGGTAGAGTCAAGACACTCCACCCAGCCGTCCATGGTG GCATTCTTGCGCGTAATATCGAATCCGATGAGAAAGACCTCAAGGCTCAGGGAATTTCTCCTATTTCCATCGTCGTCTGCAATCTTTACCCCTTTACTGCTACCATCTCCAAACCCAACTGCACCCTCGCAGATGCAGTCGAGGAGATTGATATCGGAGGTGTCACCCTTCTCCGTGCTGCAGCAAAAAACCACGCCCGAGTCTCCGTTCTCTCTGATCCAGCCGACTACAAGGAGTTTGTTGAAGCCTGGACCAAAGGCCAAGGAGATGTCGGACAGAATATGAGAAGCAAACTGGCCTTGAAAGCATTCGAAATGACTGCTGAATATGACAATGCTATTAGCGGCTATTTCAGAGAGCAATACGCCAGTGCTGAATTGTCCGCAGAGCAGTTGGCTGCCCCTGTTCAGAGAATGGCTTTGAGGTATGGCGCCAACCCCCACCAAAAGCCCGCTCAAGCCTTCGTCACTGAAGGAAAGCTGCCTTTCAAAG CACTCTGCGGGTCACCGGGATATATCAATCTTTTGGATGCCCTTAACTCTTATGCCCTAGTGAAGGAGTTGCAGGAGGCATTGGGTCTCCCCGCTGCAGCATCTTTCAAGCATGTATCTCCCGCTGGTGCCGCTGTCGGTATTGAGCTTGATGAAACcgaaaaaaaagtttatGGTGTCGACGATCTGAAAGAGCCTTTGACCCCCCTCGCATCCGCGTACGCTCGTGCCCGCG GTGCTGATCGTATGTCTTCGTTCGGTGATTTTGTCGCGCTCTCTGCGCCTTGCGATCTTGCTACTGCGAAGATTATCTCCCGCGAGGTTTCCGATGGAATCATCGCACCGGGATATAGCCCCGAGGCTTTGGACGTTCTTTCAAAGAAGAAGGGAGGAAAGTACTGTGTCCTCGAG ATCGACCCCACATATGTTCCTTCTGAGATCGAGACCAAACAGGTCTTTGGAGTTCACCTCCAACAAAAGAGGAATGACAGCAAGATCGACAGTAAATTGTTCGAGAATATCGTCACTCAGAACAAGGAG GTTCCTTCAGGGGCTATCACAGACTTAATTGTCGCCACCCTTGCCCTCAAGTACACCCAATCCAACAGCGTCGCATACGCTTACCATGGCTCCATCATCGGAATTGGCGCAGGCCAACAATCGCGCATTCACTGCACGCGTCTGGCGGGCGGCAAAGCCGACCTCTGGTGGCTCCGCCACCATCCTCGCGTCCTTGCGTTGCCCTTCAAGAAGGGTGTCAAGCGCGCTGAGAAGGCCAACGCCATCGACCTCTACGTCTCCGGTGAAGAGCTCGAGGGTGGTGAGAAGGAGCACTGGGAGAGTCTGTTCGAGGGCGCCGTGGAACCGCTGTCAGCCgcggagaagaaggagtGGGCGGCCAAGCTCGATGGAGTATCATGCTCCAGCGATGcgttcttccccttccctgATAATGTGCACCGTGCAAGGAAGAGCGGTGTCAAGTACCTTGCTGCGCCCAGCGGCAGTGTTATGGATGCGGAGTGCATCAAGGCTGCGGATGAACATGGCATGGCGTTCGCACACACCACCCTTAGGTTATTCCACCACTAA
- a CDS encoding mitochondrial membrane protein: MPTELPYAADAEMSLTYDELEVLRLQYQKELAQDHVTTQTKFNLCWGLVKSPIREHQVEGVKLLQEIYRAEPTRRRECLYYLALGHFKMGNFEEARRFNGLLLEKEPTNLQAQSLAQLISKGAARDGYIGMAIVGGVAAVGTILLAGLIRRARK, from the exons ATGCCCACAGAACTCCCATATGCCGCAGATGCAGAGATGTCGCTCACATACGATGAGCTAGAG GTCCTCCGACTGCAATACCAGAAGGAGCTTGCCCAAGACCACGTTACGACGCAGACAAAGTTCAATCTCTGCTGGGGCCTCGTGAAGAGTCCTATACGCGAACACCAGGTCGAGGGCGTCAAACTGCTGCAAG AGATCTACCGCGCAGAACCGACCAGGCGACGCGAGTGTCTGTATTACCTAGCCCTGGGACACTTCAAGATGGGCAACTTTGAGGAGGCGAGGAGGTTCAACG GTCTTCTCCTGGAGAAGGAGCCTACGAATCTGCAGGCACAGTCACTAGCCCAGCTCATAAGTAAAGGAGCTGCACGAG ATGGGTACATTGGCATGGCCATCGTCGGCGGGGTAGCTGCGGTCGGAACCATCCTTCTTGCAGGCCTAATACGGCGAGCCCGCAAATAA
- a CDS encoding transcription factor TFIIH complex ERCC-3 subunit, which translates to MISTKRSAEVGTPQPAKRLKPSDDDIELANEDDVIPPSPPDTSLVPKSATINFSALTRKLALNKRSTDDDTPVSGLSSFEVHRRQQDKLISHIFMDQDFSWLHLKLDHQSRPLWISPEDGHIILEAFSPIAEQAQDFLTAISEPVSRPAMIHEYKLTSYSLYAAVSVGLQTDDIIEVLNRLSKVRVPVPDSIIAFIRSCTLSYGKVKLVLKHNKYFVESNHPETLQLLLKDRVIREARIVTAQTDNSIKAATFTTSKAPTRGNLVIPGTEKKKDEAGDGTPGQSKGNPSDADLFTSVVGVDADEIEEDDDSVHAFEIDDKKIDEIKKRCNELEYPMLEEYDFRNDTLNANLDIDLKPATVIRPYQETSLSKMFGNGRARSGIIVLPCGAGKTLVGITAACTIKKSCLVLCTSSVSVMQWKQQFMQWSNVTDRQIAVFTADQKEKFSGESGIVVSTYSMVANTHNRSHSAQKMMDFLTSREWGFILLDEVHVVPAVMFRRVVTTIKAHSKLGLTATLVREDDKIADLNYMIGPKLYEANWMDLAAKGHIANVQCAEVWCPMTPEFYHEYLKEQSRKRMLLYCMNPNKFQSCQFLIKYHEDRGDKIIVFSDNVFALEAYARHLKKLFIHGGVGQLERMAILSKFQHDPNVNTIFLSKVGDTSIDLPEATCLIQISSHFGSRRQEAQRLGRILRAKRRNDEGFNAFFYSLVSKDTQEMFYSTKRQQFLIDQGYAFKVITHLDGMENLPDLVYRTRDEQIELLQSVLIANDNEAELGSDIRHVDGDLAGTVTSKDFGGPTKFPPTQRTTGSLSALSGGHHMSYIEQNKSANKGISRAGASTAAPRHKLFAKRDKDKASARKEARMAG; encoded by the exons ATGATCTCCACAAAGCGTTCTGCCGAAG TTGGCACACCGCAGCCAGCAAAACGTCTGAAGCCGAGTGACGATGACATCGAACTGGCAAACGAGGATGATGTGATTCCACCTTCTCCGCCAGATACGTCGCTCGTCCCAAAAAGCGCCACTATCAACTTCAGTGCCCTTACTCGTAAATTGGCCCTGAATAAGAGGTCAACGGATGACGACACCCCCGTATCGGGTTTATCTTCGTTCGAAGTGCATCGTAGACAACAGGACAAACTGatatctcatatttttatgGATCAAGACTTTTCATGGCTACATCTCAAGTTGGACCATCAGTCGCGCCCTCTGTGGATCAGTCCTGAGGACGGACATATTATTCTGGAAGCATTTTCACCTATTGCTGAGCAGGCTCAGGACTTTCTTACAGCTATCAGCGAACCTGTCAGTCG ACCTGCGATGATCCATGAGTATAAACTCACGTCTTATTCGTTGTATGCGGCAGTTTCTGTTGGATTACAGACGGATGATATCATTGAA GTTCTCAACCGGCTGTCAAAGGTTAGA GTCCCTGTCCCAGACTCGATCATTGCTTTCATTCGAAGTTGTACTTTAAGTTACGGAAAAGTCAAACTCGTGTTAAAGCACAACAAATACTTCGTCGAATCCAACCACCCCGAGACCTTGCAATTGCTGCTTAAAGACAGAGTCATTAGAGAAGCTCGTATCGTCACAGCGCAAACAGACAACAGCATCAAAGCTGCCACATTCACCACTTCGAAAGCCCCTACACGAGGAAATCTCGTTATACCCGGGactgagaaaaagaaggatgaGGCTGGAGATGGAACACCTGGTCAATCCAAAGGCAATCCCTCAGATGCAGACCTCTTCACATCTGTTGTCGGGGTCGATGCAG ATGAGatcgaggaagatgatgacagTGTACATGCCTTCGAAATTGATGACAAAAAGATCGAC GAAATCAAAAAACGATGCAATGAACTTGAGTACCCTATGTTGGAGGAGTATGATTTCAGAAATGATACTCTGAACGCGAATCTTGACATTGATCTGAAACCGGCTACTGTAATTCGGCCGTATCAAGAAACCAGCTTGAGCAAGATGTTCGGGAATGG TCGTGCGCGTTCTGGAATCATCGTCTTGCCTTGTGGAGCTGGCAAAACGCTGGTTGGCATAACAGCTGCGTGTACTATAAAAAAGTCCTGCCTTGTTCTTTGTACTTCATC GGTTTCCGTCATGCAATGGAAACAACAATTCATGCAATGGTCCAATGTGACTGATCGCCAGATTGCAGTCTTCACGGCAGATCAAAAGGAGAAA TTCTCCGGTGAAAGTGGAATCGTCGTATCGACATATTCTATGGTCGCAAACACACATAACCGATCACATTCGGCTCAAAAGATGATGGATTTCTTGACTTCCCGGGAGTGGGGTTTCATTCTTTTGGATGAGGTGCATGTTGTACCTGCTGTTATGTTCCGACGTGTGGTCACAACTATCAAAGCCCATTCCAAACTGGGTTTGACTG CCACTCTTGTTCGAGAGGACGACAAAATTGCGGATCTGAACTATATGATCGGGCCGAAGCTGTATGAAGCTAATTGGATGGACCTTGCAGCTAAGGGGCATATTGCGAATGTCCAG TGCGCTGAGGTTTGGTGTCCTATGACCCCAGAATTTTACCATGAATACCTGAAAGAGCAGTCACGGAAACGCATGTTGCTCTATTGCATGAACCCGAACAAATTCCAATCGTGCCAATTTCTCATTAAATACCACGAAGACCGAGGCGACAAAATTATTGTTTTTTCAGATAATGTGTTTGCATTAGAG GCTTATGCCCGACATCTGAAAAAACTCTTCATTCATGGTGGTGTTGGTCAATTGGAACGAATGGCGATTTTGTCAAAATTCCAACATGACCCCAACGTCAATACCATATTCTTATCAAAG GTTGGAGATACATCCATCGATCTCCCGGAGGCGACATGTTTGATTCAGATCTCCTCCCACTTCGGTTCTCGGCGCCAAGAAGCCCAGCGTTTGG GGCGTATTTTGCGCGCAAAGAGGAGAAACGATGAAGGCTTCAACGCCTTTTTCTATTCTCTCGTTTCCAAGGACACACAGGAAATGTTTTATAGTACTAAGCGCCAACAGTTTTTGATCGACCAAGGTTATGCTTTCAAAGTTATCACGCATCTTGACGGGATGGAAAATTTACCAGACCTTGTGTATCGAACGCGAGATGAACAGATTGAACTTCTTCAGTCTGTGTTGATCGCAAACGACAACGAGGCAGAGCTTGGATCAGATATTCGCCATGTCGACGGTGACCTGGCGGGTACTGTGACGTCCAAGGACTTTGGTGGACCGACCAAGTTCCCACCTACCCAACGGACGACTGGGTCGCTTTCTGCCCTCAGTGGCGGGCATCATATGTCATATATCGAGCAGAACAAGTCGGCCAACAAGGGTATCTCCCGTGCTGGCGCTTCCACAGCTGCCCCTCGACACAAACTGTTCGCTAAACGCGACAAAGACAAGGCAAGTGCGAGGAAGGAGGCTAGGATGGCGGGGTGA
- a CDS encoding Splicing factor U2AF 65 kDa subunit produces MGDEYQRSNGRGEDRYRSTRDDRGGHRIGGDRGDRDYRGGGDRYGDRDRGGRRGGDRDRGDRYGGRGGREDDHGGRPSRHDDDRRRDYRSARDEDYGPPRGGHGRDDGPPRGERRGRGKGRDGMGTPERRSPTPEGAVPLSQRKRKASGWDVHAPGYEQYTAMQAKQTGLFNLPGANRTQIPPILGIAGLPPPMPVQTFGMGIGANPNLSRQSRRLYIGSITPDVNEQNLADFFNSKMIEMSIGTGGPGNPVLAVQCNYEKNYAFVEFRSAEDATAAMAFDGIIFINGPLKIRRPKDYGGMEMASPGVHVPGVVSTNVPDSINKVFVGGLPTYLNEENVMELLKSFGELKAFNLVRENGTGASKGFAFFEYVDAGVTDVAIQSLNGMELGDRYLVVQRASVGAKPGTPGLMPNPNLPYDQFEIPRPIMPAGKDPTTDARILLMLNMVTNDDLVDDSDYGDLYEDVKEECANYGEVEDLRIPRPVKKDKSKWGESGITAQDAARLDEAAGVGRVYVKYAKPEDASKALNALAGRSFAGRSIIATLLSEDSQTTPPLHLIFAPQPDAPPPLPTS; encoded by the exons ATGGGCGACGAATATC AACGAAGCAATGGCCGCGGTGAAGACAGGTACCGCTCCACCCGTGACGATCGCGGGGGCCACCGTATTGGGGGCGACCGCGGCGACCGCGACTACAGAGGGGGAGGCGACAGATACGGCGACAGGGATCGTGGCGGCCGGAGAGGCGGTGACAGGGACCGTGGTGACAGATATGGCGGTCGTGGGGGACGCGAAGACGACCACGGGGGGAGACCCTCGAGGCACGATGATGACCGACGACGTGACTATCGAAGTGCCCGGGACGAAGACTATGGCCCACCCCGTGGCGGTCATGGCAGAGATGACGGTCCCCCTCGTGGTGAGCGGCGTGGAAGGGGGAAGGGTAGAGACGGCATGGGCACACCTGAAAGAAGGTCACCGACCCCCGAAGGTGCCGTCCCTCTGTCACAGAGGAAACGCAAGGCTTCAGGTTGGGATGTCCATGCCCCCGGATATGAGCAGTACACCGCTATGCAAGCCAAACAAACCG GTCTGTTCAACCTTCCCGGCGCTAACCGCACTCAGATTCCTCCTATCCTCGGGATTGCTGGTCTTCCTCCACCGATGCCTGTCCAGACATTCGGCATGGGAATTGGCGCCAACCCTAACTTGTCTCGACAATCTCGTCGTCTCTACATTGGCAGCATTACCCCTGATGTCAACGAGCAAAACCTTGCAGATTTCTTCAATTCCAAGATGATTGAAATGAGCATTGGTACGGGTGGACCTGGAAACCCCGTTCTCGCCGTCCAGTGTAACTACGAAAAGAACTATGCATTTGTCGAG TTCCGAAGTGCGGAAGATGCAACTGCAGCTATGGCCTTTGATGGaatcattttcatcaatGGACCCCTCAAAATTCGCCGTCCCAAAGACTACGGCGGCATGGAAATGGCATCCCCCGGTGTCCATGTTCCAGGTGTTGTGTCTACTAACGTCCCTGACTCTATTAACAAAGTATTCGTGGGCGGCCTCCCGACCTACCTCAATGAAGAAAACGTTATGGAACTTCTTAAGAGTTTCGGCGAACTAAAAGCATTCAACCTCGTCCGAGAAAACGGAACTGGTGCATCCAAG GGCTTTGCCTTCTTTGAGTACGTCGACGCTGGCGTTACTGACGTCGCAATCCAGAGCTTGAACGGAATGGAACTTGGCGATCGATACCTCGTCGTTCAGCGTGCCTCAGTGGGCGCTAAACCTGGTACGCCAGGTCTCATGCCCAACCCCAACTTGCCCTACGACCAGTTCGAGATTCCTCGACCTATCATGCCAGCCGGCAAGGACCCAACAACCGATGCCCGCATCTTGCTGATGTTGAACATGGTCACGAACGACGACCTCGTCGACGACTCGGACTACGGTGATCTCTACGAAGACGTAAAGGAGGAATGCGCCAACTACGGAGAGGTGGAGGATCTGAGAATTCCTCGGCCTGTCAAGAAGGACAAATCTAAATGGGGCGAGTCAGGTATCACCGCGCAGGACGCTGCCCGCTTGGATGAAGCTGCGGGTGTTGGCCGTGTGTATGTTAAGTATGCCAAACCTGAGGATGCCTCCAAGGCGTTGAACGCCTTGGCTGGAAGGTCCTTTGCCGGCAGGTCTATTATCGCTACCCTTCTCAGCGAGGATAGTCAAACAACTCCGCCCTTACATCTGATTTTCGCTCCTCAGCCTGATGCCCCACCGCCGCTCCCAACATCCTAA
- a CDS encoding Putative amidase: protein MWPFSASNTAVINEKRQQRSRALADVPQDALPAQSEYLKASASEIVSRIQKGDWTATEVLEAYITRAAYAQSKTNCLTEVMLGLARQRAEDLDNEFAKTKQIRGPLHGVPMSIKDQFDVVGFDSSVGFSQWTNKPATTNADIVRFLLDAGAVLFVKTNVPQTMFAFECSNPVWGRTTNPYNDRFTCGGSSGGEGALLAMDGAAAGIGTDIGGSVRIPAAYCGIYSLKPASGRVSYHGAQGPIPGFDGIITVAGPMGRSVADIKLLSQVLFGAQSDFNSIPPVPFRTVELPPKLKFGYYTSDNYIKASPACKRAVLETVEALRAAGHECVEFELPDGHSKADSVNLTRNPTPVAHVAFNLFAAITSADGYKSMLSHLGPDEKVLSVVEVRNPDSYLPALVRSFAAWILETFVGDKIFAETIRASRAKTVAEYWKLIHQRNECVKKFYEAVWKAHGFDSIIAPVQALPQLPHGGCDNFSLLAAATIIYNVLDMPVGCLPVTRVDASKDKVTEEWTTGPGLGSRFLEGGIYRGKNPLYNPEASHGMPVNIQIVGKRWEEEKVVAIMDVVDRALGRDRGFGPGAWDAHVKKNA, encoded by the exons ATGTGGCCCTTTTCCGCATCCAACACTGCAGTCATAAACGAAAAGAGGCAACAGAGGTCTCGAGCACTCGCGGACGTACCTCAGGATGCGCTGCCCGCTCAATCAGAGTACTTGAAGGCTTCAG CGTCAGAAATTGTATCACGTATTCAGAAGGGAGATTGGACTGCTACGGAGGTTCTCGAAGCATATATCACTCGAGCCGCCTATGCACAGTCGAAGACTAACTGCTTGACCGAAG TCATGTTGGGTCTTGCTAGGCAACGCGCCGAAGACCTCGACAACGAGTTTGCGAAGACCAAGCAAATAAGAGGTCCCCTTCATGGTGTTCCT ATGAGCATTAAAGACCAAT TTGACGTTGTTGGCTTTGACAGTTCTGTTGGCTTCTCGCAATGGACCAACAAACCAGCAACAACTAACGCAGAT ATTGTCCGGTTTTTACTAGATGCTGGCGCTGTTCTCTTTGTCAAGACCAACGTCCCTCAAACAATGTTCGCCTTCGAATGTTCCAACCCAGTGTGGGGACGGACGACCAACCCCTATAACGATCGCTTTACATGCGGAGGTAGTTCAGGCGGCGAAGGGGCCTTGTTGGCTATGGATGGAGCTGCAGCAGGAATTGGCACAGACATTGGTGGCAGCGTACGCATTCCCGCCGCCTACTGCGGCATATATTCCTTGAAACCGGCAAGTGGGAGGGTTTCGTACCATGGTGCCCAAG GGCCTATTCCTGGTTTTGATGGTATTATAACTGTTGCTGGGCCTATGGGACG ATCGGTCGCGGATATCAAGCTTTTATCGCAAGTTCTATTTGGAGCACAGAGTGATTTCAATTCAATTCCTCCAGTTCCTTTCCGAACGGTGGAATTACCGCCTAAACTCAAGTTTGGATACTATACGTCAG ACAACTACATCAAGGCGTCCCCTGCTTGCAAAAGAGCTGTTCTTGAAACGGTTGAGGCGTTGCGAGCAGCAGGTCACGAATGTGTAGAATTTGAATTGCCGGATGGTCA TTCTAAAGCAGATTCAGTCAATCTCACACGTAATCCCACCCCTGTAGCGCATGTTGCGTTCAACCTGTTCGCGGCAATCACATCAGCGGATGGCTACAAATCAATGCTCAGTCATTTGGGACCCGATGAAAAGGTACTAAGCGTTGTTGAAG TTCGCAACCCTGATTCATATCTTCCAGCATTGGTACGCTCATTCGCCGCATGGATTCTGGAGACGTTCGTGGGCGACAAGATCTTCGCCGAAACCATAAGAGCTAGTAGGGCAAAGACTGTTGCTGAATATTGGAAGCTGATTCACCAAAGAAATGAATGCGTCAAGAAATTTTATGAAGCT GTATGGAAGGCTCACGGTTTCGACAGCATAATTGCACCTGTGCAAGCATTGCCCCAACTGCCGCATGG AGGATGCGACAACTTTTCACTTTTAGCGGCAGCGACGATCATTTACAACGTATTAGATATGCCAGTAGGGTGCCTTCCGGTCACCCGGGTCGATGCAAGTAAAGACAAGGTGACAGAAGAGTGGACAACTGGTCCCGGATTAGGGTCTCGATTCCTAGAAGGCGGTATATACAGGGGAAAGAATCCTCTATACAATCCTGAAGCGTCGCATGGGATGCCAGTCAATATACAGATTGTTGGAAAGAGatgggaagaagagaaagttGTCGCTATAATGGATGTCGTCGATAGAGCTTTGGGGAGAGACCGTGGCTTCGGGCCTGGGGCTTGGGATGCACATGTTAAGAAGAATGCCTAG
- a CDS encoding putative solute carrier family 35 member (putative solute carrier family 35 member C320.08), producing MSSIAKDDYEQDNKLGAEGDQDSVEPTRDTPRAATVRPELVYTSPKAFARSFAARWRSVWTRPFVLSLLAGQLVSLCITCTNVTTTELVSRGWTLSTTQGIFFWAIPVCLFVSWVYMRTKYHWTQLLGVFICIGGLGLLVASDEITQKGWEAVSRAKGDGFMIAGATLYGITNASEEFLVRKRPLFEVVGQLGMWGFVINGIQSSALEWRGMKEVPWTGDIIGLLMAFTAAMLILYTVAPMLYRMASSAYFNLSLLSSDFYGLLRLQHYRPYWLYFISFAIIICGLITYFWHSTPEEQGILDPKAPSYIDRKRMGFSNVDAEQGIREN from the exons ATGTCGAGCATTGCCAAAGACGACTACGAGCAAGACAACAAGCTAGGCGCAGAGGGCGACCAGGACAGCGTAGAGCCGACGAGGGACACACCGCGGGCAGCCACAGTTCGCCCTGAGCTGGTGTACACGTCGCCGAAAGCGTTCGCGCGCAGCTTCGCGGCGCGCTGGCGGAGCGTGTGGACGCGGCCGTTCGTGCTGTCGCTCTTGGCTGGCCAGCTGGTGTCGCTCTGTATCACCTGCACGAATGTGACGACGACGGAGCTTGTCTCGCGCGGATGGACGCTCTCGACGACGCAGGGGATTTTctt CTGGGCCATCCCTGTTTGCCTTTTCGTCTCGTGGGTGTACATGCGGACTAAATACCACTGGACACAACTTTTG GGTGTTTTTATCTGCATCGGCGGACTCGGATTGCTCGTAGCGTCTGATGAGATAACGCAAAAGGGCTGGGAGGCCGTTAGCAGGGCGAAAGGAGACGGATTTATGATTGCGGGTGCGACGCTCTACGGCATCA CCAATGCGTCGGAAGAGTTTTTGGTGCGCAAGCGACCTTTGTTCGAGGTCGTTGGGCAGTTGGGTATGTGGGGCTTTGTTATAAATGGCATCCAATCATCAGCACTTGAATGGAGGGGGATGAAGGAAGTGCCTTGGACTGGAGATATCA TTGGACTGTTGATGGCGTTCACTGCTG CGATGCTGATTCTTTATACCGTTGCGCCTATGCTTTACCGCATGGCGTCGTCTGCGTATTTCAATCTGAGTTTGTTGTCGAGTGACTTTTATGGTTTGCT ACGTTTACAGCACTACCGGCCATACTGGCTATACTTTATTTCGTTTGCAATCATCATCTGTGGGCTGATAACATACTTTTGGCACTCTACTC CCGAGGAACAAGGAATACTGGACCCGAAAGCACCTTCGTATATTGACAGAAAGAGGATGGGATTCTCAAACGTCGACGCAGAACAAGGCATTAGGGAGAATTAA